A DNA window from Akkermansiaceae bacterium contains the following coding sequences:
- a CDS encoding putative porin — MSMPIRHPLAIVASLVGTAATLHAQEPAEILPPDVPADAIPLPEAPAPGPVQSAATPSTNVTVNLISRLVQKGILSAEEAQVLIAQAEQDAANAQAAAAAAAPQPLDPITGAPQGQETRVAYIPETVKNQMRDQIRQELMAQAREEDWGTRQIPEWTEKFRLFGDFRGRYEEISFGDRNLAIDPILGAPFTNYNAINSGSPYNAGNSARNFPPLYNVDQDRDRARIRLRAGAEIMLGDGFDAGIRLATGENNSPVSPNQTLGAGSGNFSKYAIWLDRAFLSWDMGPRNGDGEELTFLIGRFDNPFFSSEIQWDDDLGFDGLAARGRVNLIDGKLSTFFSGGIFPVYNTDFNFSSNQPQKFDSNDRWLYGAQVGIDWKINDDWKLKTAISYYDFKNVTGKLSTPFVPLSSSDEGDTDNTRIIGGQRGNTRMPLRDIPPTAANNFGNDNQWQYYGLASEFRNLTLTSRLDYDGYENVKFSLLGEITKNLGFDESDVADRAFSSGRPGRTLLNSPDDFEGGDLAWNISLQAGKPAMDKKGDWVASLGYRYVESDAVLDGFTDSDFGGGGTNLKGFTLGGAYALSPNVRIGARWMSADEIDGPPLSTDTLQFDINARF; from the coding sequence ATGTCCATGCCCATCCGTCATCCGCTCGCCATCGTCGCATCCCTCGTGGGAACGGCCGCCACCCTCCATGCACAGGAGCCGGCGGAAATCCTCCCACCTGATGTCCCGGCCGATGCCATTCCACTTCCCGAGGCACCTGCTCCCGGTCCCGTCCAGTCCGCGGCCACGCCCTCCACGAATGTGACGGTCAACCTGATCTCACGGCTGGTCCAGAAGGGCATCCTCAGCGCGGAAGAAGCCCAGGTCCTCATCGCCCAGGCGGAGCAGGATGCAGCCAACGCCCAGGCGGCGGCAGCGGCGGCGGCACCCCAGCCGCTCGATCCCATCACCGGCGCACCGCAGGGTCAGGAGACCCGTGTCGCCTATATCCCGGAGACGGTGAAGAACCAGATGCGCGACCAGATCCGGCAGGAACTCATGGCACAGGCCCGTGAGGAGGACTGGGGCACCCGTCAGATCCCGGAGTGGACGGAGAAGTTCCGCCTCTTCGGTGACTTCCGCGGGCGCTATGAGGAGATCAGCTTCGGTGACCGGAACCTCGCCATCGACCCCATCCTCGGCGCGCCCTTCACCAACTACAACGCCATCAACTCCGGCTCCCCATACAACGCCGGAAATTCGGCACGGAACTTCCCGCCGCTCTACAACGTCGACCAGGACCGCGACCGGGCCCGGATCCGCCTCCGCGCCGGTGCCGAGATCATGCTCGGCGATGGATTCGACGCGGGCATCCGCCTCGCCACAGGTGAGAACAACTCCCCCGTTTCACCGAACCAGACGCTCGGTGCCGGATCGGGCAATTTCTCGAAATATGCCATCTGGCTGGACCGTGCCTTCCTCTCCTGGGACATGGGCCCGCGCAACGGCGACGGCGAGGAACTGACCTTCCTCATCGGCCGTTTCGACAACCCGTTCTTCTCCTCGGAGATCCAGTGGGATGACGACCTCGGCTTCGACGGTCTGGCCGCGCGTGGCCGGGTGAACCTCATCGACGGCAAGCTCTCCACCTTCTTCTCCGGCGGTATCTTCCCGGTCTACAACACGGACTTCAACTTCTCCTCCAACCAGCCGCAGAAGTTCGACTCCAACGACCGCTGGCTCTATGGTGCCCAAGTCGGCATCGACTGGAAGATCAACGACGACTGGAAGCTCAAGACGGCGATCTCCTACTACGACTTCAAGAACGTCACCGGCAAGCTGTCCACCCCGTTCGTCCCGCTTTCCTCCTCTGACGAAGGCGACACCGACAACACCCGCATCATCGGCGGACAGCGCGGAAACACCCGCATGCCGCTGCGCGACATCCCGCCCACCGCGGCGAACAACTTCGGCAACGACAACCAGTGGCAATACTACGGACTCGCTTCCGAGTTCCGCAACCTGACGCTGACCAGCCGCCTCGATTACGACGGCTATGAGAACGTGAAATTCTCCCTCCTCGGGGAAATCACGAAGAACCTCGGTTTCGATGAGTCCGACGTGGCCGACCGTGCCTTCAGCAGCGGACGTCCGGGACGCACGCTCCTCAACTCACCGGATGATTTCGAGGGCGGGGATCTCGCGTGGAACATCTCTCTCCAAGCCGGGAAACCCGCGATGGACAAGAAAGGCGATTGGGTCGCCTCCCTCGGCTACCGCTACGTGGAGAGCGACGCCGTCCTCGATGGCTTCACCGATTCCGACTTCGGCGGCGGCGGCACCAACCTCAAGGGCTTCACCCTTGGCGGTGCCTATGCCCTCAGCCCGAACGTCCGCATCGGAGCACGCTGGATGAGCGCCGATGAGATCGACGGTCCGCCACTCTCCACGGACACCCTCCAGTTCGACATCAACGCACGCTTCTGA
- a CDS encoding Rrf2 family transcriptional regulator has translation MHLSKKSEYALRATINLGIAAEMGRGTVSGSELAEANRLPLKFIERILQELREAGLVETHRGKFGGYSLAVPASSIGVGQLIRLIDGRLAPICCASENAYQACTCPDEDHCGLRMVMIDVRNAIANILDRYTIAQVVEVTLRKMRRDGVVPPFSQGGTSVKEPSPRRRADPADGFLAGLSQLVTLNSESNDNDTH, from the coding sequence ATGCACTTATCGAAGAAATCCGAATACGCACTGCGGGCCACGATCAATCTGGGTATCGCGGCTGAAATGGGCCGGGGTACCGTCTCGGGGTCCGAGCTTGCGGAGGCGAACCGCCTTCCTCTCAAGTTCATCGAGCGGATCCTTCAGGAGTTGCGCGAAGCGGGTCTCGTGGAGACTCACCGCGGTAAATTCGGTGGTTATTCCCTGGCGGTGCCTGCCAGCAGCATCGGTGTCGGTCAACTCATCCGTCTGATCGACGGTCGGCTCGCCCCCATTTGTTGTGCGAGTGAGAACGCCTATCAGGCCTGCACCTGCCCGGATGAGGATCACTGTGGTCTGAGGATGGTGATGATCGATGTGCGCAATGCCATCGCCAACATCCTCGACCGCTACACCATCGCCCAGGTGGTGGAGGTGACCCTCCGCAAAATGCGCCGCGATGGTGTGGTGCCGCCGTTTTCCCAAGGAGGGACCTCCGTCAAGGAACCGTCCCCACGTCGCCGGGCGGATCCGGCCGATGGCTTCCTCGCGGGGCTTTCGCAGCTTGTTACTCTCAATTCAGAATCCAATGACAACGACACGCACTGA
- a CDS encoding PEP-CTERM sorting domain-containing protein translates to MKHITDTTRGAHHVLAAAFIATMAANAAVVPAPNYSQQDLFLTVRANGGQGDTTSYLVNLGSYYQFAPASQVPPSLQSTFSGATPGSTFQLDIGNIGSDLTRLYGAAWLDRTDLVWGIVGTNNSANATILLSQERVGGNPTTAFAANSTQFNRNLFAGNINSVLYGTNGYNGRLSTLDVHGAGTGSARATEQGDPSAESQGKDAYINHQASTSFGGSLGTVDYEAAFGDHTALDLWRYSSATGVTNAGYFSFDQAGNLSFTAVPEPSALLITIGGSLALIARRRRNA, encoded by the coding sequence ATGAAACACATAACAGATACCACCCGCGGCGCGCACCATGTCCTGGCGGCGGCGTTCATCGCCACCATGGCGGCGAATGCGGCCGTCGTCCCGGCCCCGAACTACTCCCAGCAGGATCTCTTCCTGACCGTCCGGGCCAACGGCGGCCAGGGCGACACCACGAGCTACCTGGTGAACCTCGGTTCCTACTACCAGTTCGCGCCGGCAAGCCAGGTCCCGCCGAGCCTCCAGTCAACCTTCTCCGGAGCCACTCCGGGGTCCACCTTCCAGCTCGACATCGGCAACATCGGCTCCGACCTGACACGCCTCTACGGGGCCGCCTGGCTGGACCGCACGGATCTGGTCTGGGGCATCGTCGGCACGAACAATTCCGCCAACGCGACCATTCTGCTCTCCCAGGAGCGTGTCGGTGGGAATCCCACGACGGCGTTCGCCGCCAACTCCACCCAGTTCAACCGGAACCTCTTCGCCGGAAACATCAACAGCGTGCTCTACGGAACGAACGGCTACAACGGCCGTCTGTCCACCCTGGATGTCCATGGAGCGGGCACAGGCAGCGCCCGCGCCACCGAGCAGGGGGATCCTTCCGCTGAGAGCCAGGGCAAGGACGCCTACATCAACCATCAGGCGTCCACGAGCTTCGGTGGTTCCCTCGGGACCGTGGACTACGAAGCGGCCTTCGGTGACCACACCGCACTGGATCTGTGGCGCTACAGCTCCGCGACCGGTGTCACCAACGCGGGTTACTTCAGCTTCGACCAGGCGGGGAACCTTTCGTTCACCGCCGTTCCGGAGCCTTCCGCACTGCTCATCACCATCGGCGGGTCACTGGCCCTCATCGCCCGCCGCCGCCGCAACGCATAA
- a CDS encoding DUF2341 domain-containing protein, with protein MIHRTFILSLLLSLPVLGADSAPWWNDAWSNRQPITFDPSVASGEGGPATLLVRLHDGNFQFSNAAENGADLRFVSPDGKTVLPHQIEKWDGLLNEAFVWVRVQDLPASEKSTFHLYYGGDPAQAAPDKTKVHDESSSLVLHFSEPSPADSTTNGNNATVQATLAEGSLIGRGLRLPSPAPVTIAGSASLDWTGGQDLTASFWFKAGSLQPSAALLSRGPLAVLLENGTPAISLSGQKASGTAPVTAGSWHHLALVSSGGKLVLHLDGQPSATLEATLPASEEPLAIGHAATGDAFIGELDELQIHRKALSENQLRLAFVNQGATDAAQRLLAPGALEGGETTGGHSAALEHVMLFGDIAKNMMFDGWIAIGVCVIMIIVGWTVAFRKFAYLNSIQKGTAEFLSQWKNLSSDLTALDHTDEASIRTLGGSTAPATLALVEKSPLYEIYHIGSEEIRHRLARDKNRTQGLSGRSIQAIRAALDAGLVRVTHKLTNGLVYLTISIAGGPYVGLLGTVVGVMITFAIIAKSGEVDVNSIAPGIASALLATVAGLVVAIPALFIYSYLNSRIKNTTAEIQVFIDEFIAKMAEYYPPAGEVSPYAPAERAAPESKP; from the coding sequence ATGATCCACCGCACGTTCATCCTCTCACTGCTTCTCTCGCTTCCTGTCCTCGGCGCGGACTCCGCACCTTGGTGGAATGATGCCTGGAGCAACCGCCAGCCCATCACCTTCGATCCGTCCGTGGCCTCCGGCGAAGGTGGCCCCGCAACGCTCCTGGTCCGCCTCCACGATGGCAACTTCCAGTTCTCCAATGCGGCGGAAAACGGCGCTGACCTGCGCTTCGTCAGCCCGGACGGAAAGACGGTGCTGCCCCACCAGATCGAGAAATGGGATGGCCTGCTCAACGAGGCATTCGTCTGGGTGCGCGTGCAGGATCTCCCCGCTTCGGAGAAATCCACCTTCCATCTCTACTATGGCGGTGACCCCGCGCAGGCCGCTCCCGACAAGACGAAAGTCCATGACGAATCCAGCAGCCTGGTGCTCCATTTCTCCGAGCCATCTCCCGCCGACTCCACCACCAACGGCAACAACGCGACCGTCCAGGCCACCCTCGCCGAGGGTTCGCTGATCGGCCGCGGCCTGCGCCTGCCCTCACCCGCCCCGGTGACCATCGCAGGCTCCGCTTCGCTCGACTGGACCGGCGGACAGGATCTCACCGCATCGTTCTGGTTCAAGGCAGGCTCCCTCCAGCCATCCGCCGCGCTGCTCTCCCGTGGACCACTTGCCGTCCTGCTGGAGAACGGCACGCCCGCCATCTCCCTGTCCGGCCAGAAGGCCTCCGGCACCGCTCCCGTGACGGCCGGTTCCTGGCACCACCTCGCGCTTGTTTCCTCAGGCGGAAAGCTGGTCCTGCATCTCGACGGCCAGCCGTCCGCCACCCTGGAAGCCACCCTTCCCGCCAGCGAAGAACCGCTCGCCATCGGCCACGCCGCCACGGGCGATGCCTTCATCGGTGAACTGGACGAACTCCAGATCCACCGCAAGGCCCTGTCGGAAAACCAGCTCCGCCTCGCCTTCGTCAACCAGGGAGCGACGGATGCCGCGCAGCGGTTGCTCGCGCCGGGTGCGCTGGAGGGCGGTGAAACCACCGGTGGCCACAGCGCCGCGCTGGAACACGTCATGCTCTTCGGTGACATCGCCAAAAACATGATGTTCGACGGATGGATCGCCATCGGCGTCTGCGTCATCATGATCATCGTCGGATGGACCGTCGCTTTCAGGAAGTTCGCCTACCTCAACTCCATCCAGAAGGGCACCGCGGAGTTCCTCAGCCAGTGGAAGAACCTTTCCTCCGACCTCACCGCGCTCGACCACACCGATGAGGCGAGCATCCGCACCCTCGGTGGCAGCACCGCTCCCGCAACGCTCGCACTCGTCGAGAAGTCCCCGCTCTATGAGATCTACCACATCGGATCGGAGGAAATCCGCCACCGCCTGGCCCGCGACAAGAACCGCACCCAGGGACTTTCCGGACGCTCGATCCAGGCCATCCGCGCCGCCCTCGACGCCGGGCTGGTTCGCGTCACCCACAAGCTGACCAACGGACTGGTCTATCTGACCATCTCCATCGCCGGCGGCCCGTATGTCGGGCTGCTCGGCACCGTGGTCGGCGTCATGATCACCTTCGCCATCATCGCTAAGTCCGGTGAGGTCGATGTGAACTCCATCGCACCGGGCATCGCTTCCGCGCTGCTGGCGACGGTGGCCGGTCTGGTCGTCGCAATCCCCGCGCTGTTCATCTACTCCTACCTCAACTCCCGGATCAAGAACACCACCGCGGAGATCCAGGTCTTCATCGATGAGTTCATCGCCAAGATGGCGGAATACTACCCGCCCGCCGGGGAAGTCTCCCCCTACGCCCCGGCCGAACGCGCGGCCCCGGAAAGCAAGCCTTGA
- a CDS encoding FAD/NAD(P)-binding protein has translation MSESSLPIVVVGGGFSGTLTAIHLSRRLPETPVILIEETGEAGPGLAYRSTDAAAWLNVPAGKMSAFQNEPLHFLDHARQQLGEGVQETDFLPRHVYGGYLKRCLEDELEKNPLLRVEKRRVHDLTRGDSPTTARVIFKDQTVIDAAHVVLATGNQGSVFASSLWADHAKPARSGEAISSIHSGDTVLIVGTGLTMIDAVLDLDRRGDAASIHIVSRNGLLPRAYAPPSPTLAPDLDHLPDSNLRRAVRLFRRAIREHEARGGDWRDLFHEIRDATPSLWKELSAKDKTRFLRFISPFWEVHRHQCPPETYQKIQSLLASGKLVQHRGTIVSIERSGTAIRLGLASRSRNTPTRWIEAQHLLDATGPARDLQVIADPLIQNLLRRGFIKPDAHRLGAETSADYRALGRDNKPSPWLSVVGPMLRARYFEATAISELRLHAASAAKRIAQAVNPLAEVGAEEAIY, from the coding sequence ATGTCCGAATCATCCCTTCCCATCGTCGTCGTAGGCGGCGGCTTCAGCGGCACGCTGACCGCCATCCATCTCTCCCGCCGTCTGCCGGAAACACCGGTCATCCTGATAGAAGAAACCGGCGAAGCCGGACCGGGACTCGCCTACCGCAGCACGGATGCCGCCGCATGGCTGAACGTCCCGGCGGGAAAGATGAGCGCGTTCCAGAACGAGCCGCTGCATTTCCTCGACCACGCCCGCCAACAACTGGGTGAGGGCGTGCAGGAGACCGACTTCCTGCCACGCCATGTCTATGGGGGATACCTGAAGCGATGTCTGGAGGATGAGCTGGAGAAAAATCCCCTCCTCCGGGTCGAGAAACGCCGCGTCCATGACCTGACACGCGGCGACTCCCCCACCACCGCGCGCGTGATTTTCAAGGACCAGACGGTGATCGATGCCGCGCACGTGGTGCTGGCCACCGGCAACCAAGGCTCCGTCTTCGCCTCCTCCCTCTGGGCGGACCATGCGAAGCCCGCACGCTCCGGTGAGGCCATCTCCTCCATCCACAGCGGTGATACGGTCCTCATCGTGGGCACCGGCCTGACCATGATCGATGCGGTGCTGGACCTGGACCGCCGCGGTGACGCAGCCTCCATCCACATCGTCTCCCGCAACGGCCTGCTGCCACGCGCATACGCACCGCCGTCACCCACATTGGCCCCGGACCTCGACCATCTGCCGGATTCCAACCTGCGCCGTGCGGTCCGCCTGTTCCGCCGCGCGATCCGCGAGCACGAAGCCCGGGGCGGGGACTGGAGGGACCTGTTCCATGAGATCCGCGACGCCACCCCCTCCCTGTGGAAGGAGCTGTCCGCAAAGGACAAAACACGCTTCCTCCGTTTCATCAGTCCGTTCTGGGAGGTCCACCGCCACCAATGCCCGCCGGAGACCTATCAGAAAATCCAGTCCCTGCTGGCTTCCGGGAAACTCGTCCAGCACCGCGGCACCATCGTTTCGATCGAAAGATCCGGAACCGCCATCCGGCTCGGGCTCGCATCACGCAGCCGGAACACCCCCACCCGCTGGATCGAGGCCCAGCACCTGCTGGACGCCACCGGTCCGGCGCGGGATCTCCAGGTGATCGCGGATCCACTCATCCAGAACCTTCTCCGCCGCGGTTTCATCAAACCGGACGCTCATCGGTTGGGGGCAGAAACATCCGCGGACTACCGGGCGCTGGGCCGTGACAACAAGCCCTCCCCGTGGCTGTCCGTCGTGGGCCCCATGCTGCGCGCCCGCTATTTCGAGGCCACCGCCATCAGCGAGCTCCGCCTGCACGCTGCCAGCGCCGCGAAACGGATCGCGCAAGCGGTCAATCCACTTGCCGAAGTAGGTGCTGAAGAAGCAATTTATTAG
- a CDS encoding biopolymer transporter ExbD, which produces MASAEEKYDDINVTPMVDLYLVLLLIFIIMTTAGVQGMKVDLPRAGGKAAADISAPKTQAITINPEGKIFLNTIPVTLSELETKLSALKTSTPDFPVVVRGDRASQYQGVMDVLDVLGRVGVEKIGLATQAPK; this is translated from the coding sequence ATGGCCTCCGCTGAAGAAAAATACGACGACATCAACGTCACGCCGATGGTGGACCTCTACCTCGTGCTGCTGCTGATTTTCATCATCATGACCACCGCCGGAGTGCAGGGCATGAAGGTGGACCTGCCGCGCGCGGGCGGAAAGGCAGCGGCGGACATCAGTGCGCCGAAGACACAGGCGATCACCATCAATCCGGAGGGGAAGATTTTCCTCAACACCATCCCGGTCACACTGTCGGAGCTGGAGACGAAGCTGTCCGCGCTGAAGACCTCCACACCGGACTTCCCGGTGGTGGTGCGTGGTGACCGGGCATCGCAATACCAGGGCGTGATGGATGTGCTCGACGTGCTCGGCCGTGTGGGCGTCGAGAAGATCGGACTGGCCACTCAGGCCCCCAAGTAA
- a CDS encoding peptidylprolyl isomerase: protein MKLHLFAAVFSVLLPLRADDVLGKIGAIELTTAEAREAIAGLESSGDAPLAKDPAAISQYVRALLIQRLVIQQAEEKAFDKDPAVISRLVRARESALSEAFLQANSTPPTEYPSAQEIEEAYEAAKPSLLLPRAYRLAQIYTKEEATIRTAHKEASAKGADFQIIASTRSEEKASAANGGEIGWLNEDQIQQGIRDLLPQLKDGGISAPVKLGDGWHIVKRVETREPATATLEQVKPQLIVRLRADRARQLRSAFIAKLIKDHPLAINEIELSRILSAP, encoded by the coding sequence ATGAAGCTTCATCTGTTTGCCGCCGTGTTCTCCGTGCTCCTCCCCCTGCGGGCGGATGACGTTCTGGGGAAGATCGGAGCCATCGAGCTGACCACCGCCGAGGCACGCGAAGCCATCGCCGGACTGGAATCCTCAGGCGATGCCCCGCTGGCGAAGGACCCGGCCGCCATCAGCCAATATGTGCGGGCGCTGCTTATCCAGCGGTTGGTCATCCAACAGGCGGAGGAGAAGGCCTTCGACAAGGATCCCGCCGTGATCTCACGGCTGGTCCGCGCCCGGGAGTCCGCGCTTTCCGAAGCGTTTCTCCAGGCGAACTCCACCCCGCCCACGGAGTATCCCTCCGCGCAGGAAATCGAGGAAGCCTATGAAGCGGCGAAGCCATCGCTCCTCCTCCCGCGCGCCTACCGTCTCGCGCAGATCTACACCAAGGAAGAGGCCACCATCCGCACGGCCCACAAGGAAGCGTCCGCGAAGGGAGCCGACTTCCAGATCATCGCCAGTACCCGCAGCGAGGAGAAAGCCAGCGCGGCCAACGGCGGCGAGATCGGCTGGTTGAACGAAGACCAGATCCAGCAGGGCATCCGCGATCTCCTTCCCCAGCTCAAGGACGGCGGGATCTCCGCGCCGGTCAAACTCGGCGACGGCTGGCACATCGTGAAGCGGGTGGAAACACGCGAACCCGCCACCGCGACCCTGGAGCAGGTCAAGCCCCAGCTCATCGTCCGCCTGCGGGCGGACCGGGCACGCCAGCTCCGCAGCGCGTTCATCGCGAAACTCATCAAGGATCATCCGTTGGCCATCAACGAAATCGAACTCTCCAGGATTCTCTCCGCGCCATGA
- a CDS encoding YezD family protein, whose product MTTTRTERNGHDGQKAEWLEVVRKNVAALRYGSVQITVHDGRVTQVESIEKTRFVASREEGPGLK is encoded by the coding sequence ATGACAACGACACGCACTGAACGCAACGGGCATGACGGCCAGAAAGCCGAGTGGCTCGAAGTGGTTCGCAAAAACGTGGCGGCCCTTCGTTATGGCTCCGTCCAGATCACCGTCCATGATGGACGCGTGACCCAGGTGGAGAGCATCGAGAAGACGCGATTCGTCGCGTCCCGCGAAGAGGGGCCCGGCCTCAAATGA
- a CDS encoding ShlB/FhaC/HecB family hemolysin secretion/activation protein: MIPSPYIRRRLRLAPLLAILASSSTSLKAQEAPIFYIKEYRVAGSTKLSDTEIGEIVYPYLGPARTTDDVEKARLALEAAFRAKGYQTVSVQIPQQDPRYGVIRLQVVEGTVGRLRVKGAKWFLPSRIKQAAPSLAEGGVPNLDEAQKEIVALNRLADRRVIPKLRPGTEPGTVDIDLEVEDKLPLHGSIELNNRYSADTTRLRLNGSLSYGNLFQLGHTIGTSFQVAPENPDESLVFSGYYLSRINDGLSLMLQGTKQDSNVSTLGGATSVIGAGEIIGLRAIVDLPSETGHFHNLTFGLDWKNLEQATYLDAAGGAWLQAPIEYFPLSASYASTWVDGRNFTEFNLTGTLGLRGYGSDESTFDDRRFKARGNFFHLRGDLSHTRDLADGSQLYGKLQGQLASGPLINSEQFSGGGLGNARGYLESESLGDNGIFATFEYRTPSLIGAEDENGRRDNEWRFHTFLEGGVLGIYEALPGQDATTTFLSGGIGTRFKYAGHLHGSLDLSIPFLDGDRTDALDPFLSFRGWADF; the protein is encoded by the coding sequence ATGATCCCCTCTCCTTACATCCGCCGCCGTCTCCGGCTCGCGCCGCTGCTGGCGATCCTCGCTTCGTCGTCCACGTCGCTCAAGGCGCAGGAGGCACCCATTTTCTATATCAAGGAATACCGCGTCGCCGGCTCCACCAAACTCAGCGACACCGAGATCGGCGAGATCGTCTATCCCTATCTGGGTCCGGCCCGCACCACGGATGACGTCGAGAAAGCCCGCCTGGCGCTGGAGGCCGCCTTCCGTGCGAAGGGCTACCAGACCGTCTCCGTGCAGATCCCCCAGCAGGATCCCCGCTACGGCGTGATCCGTCTGCAGGTGGTGGAGGGCACCGTCGGTCGTCTGCGGGTGAAGGGAGCGAAGTGGTTCCTGCCCAGCCGCATCAAGCAGGCCGCCCCGTCCCTGGCGGAGGGCGGCGTGCCGAACCTGGACGAAGCGCAGAAGGAGATCGTCGCGCTCAACCGTCTGGCGGACCGCCGCGTCATCCCGAAGCTGCGTCCCGGAACGGAGCCGGGCACCGTTGACATCGACCTGGAGGTCGAGGACAAGCTCCCGCTCCACGGCTCCATCGAGCTGAACAACCGCTACAGCGCGGACACCACCCGCCTGCGCCTCAACGGCTCCCTGAGCTACGGCAATCTCTTCCAGCTCGGCCACACCATCGGCACCAGTTTCCAGGTCGCGCCGGAGAATCCGGACGAATCGCTGGTTTTCTCCGGCTACTACCTTTCCCGTATCAATGACGGCCTCAGCCTGATGCTGCAGGGGACGAAGCAGGACAGCAACGTGTCCACCCTCGGCGGCGCGACGAGCGTCATCGGCGCGGGCGAAATCATCGGCCTGCGCGCGATCGTGGATCTCCCTTCGGAAACGGGTCACTTCCACAACCTGACCTTCGGACTGGACTGGAAGAATCTCGAACAGGCCACCTACCTCGACGCGGCCGGAGGGGCATGGCTTCAGGCCCCCATCGAGTATTTCCCGCTTTCCGCCAGCTACGCCTCCACCTGGGTGGACGGCAGGAATTTCACCGAATTCAACCTCACCGGGACCCTCGGCCTCAGGGGATACGGCAGCGACGAGAGTACCTTTGACGACAGACGTTTCAAGGCACGGGGGAATTTCTTTCACCTCCGCGGTGACCTTTCCCACACGCGCGACCTAGCGGACGGCTCACAGCTTTACGGAAAGCTCCAGGGCCAGCTCGCCAGCGGCCCGCTGATCAACAGCGAGCAGTTCAGCGGCGGCGGACTGGGCAATGCCCGCGGCTACCTGGAATCCGAATCGCTGGGAGACAACGGGATTTTCGCCACCTTCGAATACCGCACCCCGTCCCTGATCGGAGCGGAGGATGAGAACGGCCGCCGCGACAACGAGTGGCGCTTCCACACCTTCCTCGAAGGCGGGGTTCTCGGCATCTACGAAGCCCTCCCGGGCCAGGACGCCACCACCACCTTCCTCAGTGGTGGCATTGGCACCCGCTTCAAGTATGCGGGCCATCTCCACGGCTCGCTCGACCTTTCCATCCCGTTCCTCGACGGCGACCGGACGGACGCACTCGACCCGTTCCTCTCCTTCCGCGGCTGGGCGGACTTCTGA
- a CDS encoding sulfate ABC transporter substrate-binding protein codes for MKKHLLLSAAVVPLLALLAGCGKRGESGRTVSILNVSYDPTRELYVDVNEAFSKKWQAEHGETLKIEQSHGGSGKQARSVLDGIPADVVTLALSLDVEMLHKQRGLLPADWQKKLPNNSSPYTSTIVFVVRKGNPKGVKDWGDLVKPGTQVITPNPKTGGAPRWCYLAGWAWARRAYGHDEGKAKEYISALYGNVPVLDSGARGSTTTFAQRNIGDVLLSWENEAHLIDKEFPGQTEIVYPSVSILAEPSVAVVEENAKNRGTLEVAKAYLEFLYTEEGQNLAGKHFYRPRDPGVAAKYADRFPKLELVTIDEEFGGWEAAQKQHFADGGVFDQIYLKK; via the coding sequence ATGAAAAAGCACCTGCTCCTATCCGCCGCCGTTGTTCCTCTCCTCGCCCTGCTGGCGGGATGTGGAAAGCGTGGGGAGTCAGGTCGCACCGTCTCCATCCTGAACGTCTCCTATGATCCCACCCGCGAGCTCTACGTGGATGTGAATGAAGCCTTCTCCAAAAAATGGCAGGCGGAACACGGGGAGACGCTGAAGATCGAGCAATCCCATGGCGGCTCCGGAAAGCAGGCGCGGTCCGTGCTGGACGGCATCCCGGCGGATGTCGTGACGCTGGCGCTGTCGCTGGATGTGGAGATGCTCCACAAGCAGCGCGGCCTGCTGCCCGCGGACTGGCAGAAGAAGCTCCCGAACAACAGCAGCCCGTACACCTCCACCATTGTCTTCGTCGTCCGCAAGGGGAACCCGAAGGGCGTCAAGGACTGGGGGGATCTGGTGAAGCCAGGAACGCAGGTGATCACGCCGAACCCGAAGACCGGGGGCGCTCCACGGTGGTGCTACCTCGCGGGCTGGGCCTGGGCGCGCCGTGCCTACGGCCATGACGAAGGCAAGGCGAAGGAATACATCTCCGCCCTCTACGGCAACGTCCCGGTGCTGGACAGCGGTGCGCGTGGCTCCACCACCACCTTCGCCCAGCGCAACATCGGTGACGTGCTTCTTTCCTGGGAAAATGAGGCGCATCTCATCGACAAGGAATTCCCCGGCCAGACGGAGATCGTCTATCCGTCCGTCAGCATTCTCGCCGAGCCATCCGTGGCGGTGGTGGAGGAGAACGCCAAGAACAGGGGCACGCTGGAAGTGGCGAAGGCCTACCTGGAGTTCCTCTACACGGAGGAAGGCCAGAACCTGGCGGGCAAACACTTCTACCGTCCCCGTGACCCGGGCGTGGCCGCGAAATACGCCGACCGTTTCCCGAAGCTCGAACTCGTCACCATCGATGAAGAGTTCGGCGGCTGGGAGGCTGCCCAGAAACAGCACTTCGCCGATGGTGGCGTGTTCGACCAGATCTATCTGAAAAAGTGA